The Hypanus sabinus isolate sHypSab1 chromosome X1, sHypSab1.hap1, whole genome shotgun sequence genome window below encodes:
- the LOC132384885 gene encoding membrane primary amine oxidase-like encodes MNLKVLFAVLAVALVAIIALNWILLVGISKTKGCEKHSSHADFGNMMEQRRQKNIFADLLREELMQVVEYLKKHLGVILVNRTQALPSDNFIFSIELQLPRKEDVLMFLDQGGDPPEREARAVVFRGADIKPSIKEYIVGPLPNPNYHLDVTSKYYNSLLFNSRPLAFLGYNQLKLAINLENVSEIFRESYGLDWKSATPFDSSPRGFASGERETWFPYMKNTSGAFLHPLGFELLVDHSSVNISEWNVKKVFYNGQYFDSIDELVKQYNRGSVQKIDIKGKASNPNYASLKPRKKFEFFGPLQYEPQGQRYYILHNHIRYFDWDFAFRHSSALGLQLFDIRFKKERLAYELSIQELAVTYGGETPALMRTKFLDSHYGIGVLSNELVKGVDCPYTATFVDTLHFMDSDEPVWLRNSICIFEQNREVPLRRHFESWVTVSSYGGLLDNVLIIRSVSTVGNYDYVFDFVFHNNGVIETKVHSTGYALTSYTSGEATKYGAKLEDNVLGNIHTHFVHFKADLDIGGTSNSFETNDVEYQLKSVPWNTDKMVYVPTMKKKILETENEAAFRSGTMLPQYLNFVNLAHKNKWGHSRGYRIQVVSRNPKNVPEESLDEKGISWQRYQLAVTKHKDNEQRSSSNYNQNNMWKPPVYFDDFINGESIQNEDLVAWITAGFLHIPHAEDIPNTATSGNAIGFFLRPVNYFNNDPSVYSSDAVYINPAEKTDGCEDNPMACLSTDANCKPSLPDFTYGEGFQH; translated from the exons ATGAATTTGAAAGTTTTGTTCGCCGTCTTGGCGGTCGCTTTGGTAGCGATCATTGCTCTGAACTGGATCCTGCTGGTGGGGATTTCCAAGACGAAAGGTTGTGAGAAACACAGCTCCCACGCTGATTTCGGCAATATGATGGAGCAGCGCCGCCAGAAAAATATTTTTGCCGATCTCTTGCGCGAAGAGCTGATGCAGGTCGTGGAATACCTGAAGAAGCACTTGGGCGTGATCCTGGTGAATCGCACCCAGGCGCTGCCCTCCGATAACTTCATCTTCTCGATCGAATTACAGCTTCCCCGCAAAGAGGATGTCTTGATGTTTTTAGACCAGGGAGGGGATCCACCGGAGAGGGAAGCCAGAGCTGTGGTGTTTAGGGGGGCAGACATTAAGCCCAGTATAAAGGAATACATAGTGGGACCTCTCCCCAACCCAAACTACCATCTGGATGTCACTTCTAAATATTACAACAGCCTTCTCTTCAATTCAAGGCCACTAGCTTTTCTAGGTTATAATCAGTTGAAGTTAGCGATAAACCTGGAGAACGTTTCTGAAATTTTCAGGGAAAGTTACGGTTTGGACTGGAAGTCTGCGACACCTTTCGATTCATCCCCTCGCGGGTTTGCATCTGGCGAGAGAGAAACTTGGTTCCCGTACATGAAAAATACGAGTGGGGCCTTCCTGCACCCCCTGGGGTTTGAGCTGTTGGTGGACCACAGCAGCGTCAATATCTCGGAGTGGAACGTGAAGAAAGTCTTTTACAACGGCCAGTACTTTGACAGCATCGATGAGCTTGTGAAGCAGTACAACAGGGGATCTGTGCAGAAGATTGACATCAAAGGAAAAGCTTCCAATCCAAACTATGCCTCATTGAAACCCCGTAAGAAGTTTGAATTTTTCGGCCCTCTTCAATACGAGCCCCAGGGACAACGATACTACATTTTACATAATCACATTAGGTACTTTGATTGGGATTTTGCATTCCGGCACAGCTCCGCTCTAGGTTTACAACTGTTTGATATTCGATTCAAGAAGGAACGACTAGCTTATGAACTGAGTATCCAGGAATTGGCTGTCACATATGGAGGGGAGACACCAGCTTTAATGAGGACCAAGTTCTTGGACAGTCATTATGGAATTGGGGTGCTTTCCAATGAGCTGGTGAAGGGCGTGGATTGTCCCTATACCGCGACATTTGTTGATACGTTACACTTCATGGACAGCGACGAACCGGTGTGGTTAAGGAACTCCATTTGTATTTTTGAACAAAATCGGGAAGTTCCCCTCAGGCGCCACTTCGAGAGTTGGGTGACTGTCTCCTCTTATGGGGGGTTGCTCGACAACGTGCTGATTATAAGATCAGTATCAACCGTGGGAAACTATGATTATGTGTTTGACTTCGTGTTCCACAACAATGGGGTGATTGAAACCAAAGTGCACTCCACTGGGTATGCCCTAACGTCGTATACTTCGGGAGAAGCAACTAAATACGGCGCCAAACTTGAAGATAACGTTTTGGGCAATATTCATACTCACTTCGTACACTTCAAGGCTGACTTGGATATCGGGG GTACATCTAACTCTTTTGAAACAAATGATGTAGAATATCAACTCAAATCAGTCCCATGGAACACTGACAAGATGGTATATGTACCCACTATGAAAAAGAAGATTTTAGAGACAGAGAATGAAGCAGCCTTCAGATCTGGAACAATGCTACCTCAATACCTGAATTTTGTAAATTTGGCACATAAAAATAAGTGGGGCCATTCTCGAGGTTACAGGATTCAAGTGGTAAGCCGCAACCCTAAGAATGTGCCAGAAGAAAGTCTAGATGAAAAAGGCATCTCCTGGCAAAG ATACCAGTTGGCTGTGACAAAACACAAAGATAACGAGCAAAGGAGCAGCAGCAATTATAATCAGAATAACATGTGGAAGCCTCCTGTTTACTTTGATGATTTTATTAATGGTGAAAGCATTCAGAATGAG GATCTTGTAGCTTGGATAACAGCTGGATTTCTCCACATCCCCCATGCAGAAGATATTCCCAACACTGCCACATCTGGAAATGCGATTGGCTTCTTTCTGAGACCTGTCAATTATTTTAACAATGACCCTTCAGTTTACTCTTCAGATGCAGTTTACATCAACCCTGCTGAAAAAACAGACGGATGTGAGGATAATCCAATGGCATGTTTGTCAACAGATGCAAACTGTAAACCAAGCCTCCCAGATTTTACCTATGGGGAAGGCTTTCAACATTAG